A genomic stretch from Thauera sp. GDN1 includes:
- a CDS encoding CoA transferase, with the protein MDAGLAVPSSSIAGALLSGRSFALAGEGYETRYAAHLLAALGAGTCIEPGPADLHPALAWARSGLMWLTGAPRQPGRMLPSPVGACANGVLKALAALGAQLPPAWRQADIMLAHRAALLGLRRQGRRSPGGSCRLLQAANGMLAVNLARAEDWELVPAWMGGREIADWAQLASAVAAQTVETALEGARLLGLPVAAADVPLRDGIPWCRVQPVGVRSDRARRRRAPRVVDLSSLWAGPLCAQILRQLGASVIKVESTRRPDGARAGNADFFDLLNAGKTCVAIDFSSAGGVARLRRLIETADIVIEASRPRALRQLGIDAEGMVADNPGLSWISITGHGREEPGAAWVAFGDDAGVGGGLSSVLARATGEWVFCGDAIADPLTGLHAALAAWCAHAVGGGSLVSLAMRDVVECCAAWEQTPGDDALDARMRHWQGLAVAGGLLDCRPQRPILAGPARAHGADNPALDELLAC; encoded by the coding sequence ATGGATGCCGGACTTGCAGTGCCCTCCAGCTCGATCGCGGGGGCGCTGCTGTCCGGTCGCAGCTTCGCCCTCGCGGGGGAGGGGTATGAGACCCGTTACGCGGCGCATCTGCTCGCGGCGCTCGGTGCCGGCACATGCATCGAACCGGGGCCGGCGGACCTGCATCCGGCGCTGGCCTGGGCGCGCAGTGGGCTGATGTGGCTCACCGGCGCGCCGCGACAGCCTGGAAGGATGCTGCCTTCCCCAGTGGGCGCATGCGCGAACGGTGTGCTGAAGGCGCTTGCGGCGCTGGGGGCGCAACTGCCGCCGGCGTGGCGCCAGGCGGACATCATGCTCGCCCACCGTGCCGCGCTGCTTGGCCTGCGCCGCCAGGGGCGCCGCTCTCCCGGTGGAAGCTGCAGGCTGCTGCAGGCCGCGAATGGCATGCTCGCCGTCAATCTCGCGCGCGCGGAAGACTGGGAGCTTGTGCCTGCATGGATGGGGGGGCGCGAGATCGCCGACTGGGCGCAGCTTGCCTCGGCCGTCGCCGCGCAGACGGTGGAGACGGCGCTCGAGGGCGCGCGGCTGCTCGGCCTGCCGGTCGCCGCCGCGGATGTGCCGCTACGGGACGGCATCCCATGGTGTCGTGTGCAGCCTGTCGGGGTGCGCTCGGACCGTGCACGGCGCCGGCGCGCTCCCCGGGTGGTCGACCTGTCCTCGCTCTGGGCGGGGCCGCTCTGTGCGCAGATCCTGCGCCAGCTGGGTGCCAGCGTGATCAAGGTCGAGAGCACGCGTCGCCCCGATGGCGCCCGCGCCGGCAACGCGGACTTCTTCGACTTGCTCAACGCCGGCAAGACCTGTGTGGCGATCGATTTTTCGTCCGCCGGCGGCGTGGCCCGACTGCGCCGCCTGATCGAGACGGCCGACATCGTCATCGAGGCCTCCCGGCCACGCGCACTGCGCCAGCTCGGCATCGATGCCGAGGGGATGGTCGCCGACAATCCCGGCCTGAGCTGGATCAGCATCACTGGCCATGGTCGTGAGGAACCCGGCGCCGCCTGGGTCGCCTTCGGTGACGACGCTGGTGTGGGCGGCGGATTGTCGTCGGTGCTTGCGCGTGCCACCGGGGAGTGGGTCTTCTGCGGGGATGCGATCGCCGACCCGCTGACCGGCCTGCATGCGGCGCTGGCCGCCTGGTGCGCGCATGCCGTGGGGGGAGGGAGCCTGGTTTCGCTCGCCATGCGTGACGTCGTCGAATGCTGTGCGGCCTGGGAGCAGACGCCCGGCGACGACGCGCTCGATGCACGCATGCGGCACTGGCAGGGCTTGGCGGTCGCGGGCGGGCTGCTCGACTGCAGGCCGCAGCGTCCCATCCTGGCCGGCCCTGCGCGCGCGCACGGCGCTGACAACCCAGCCCTGGACGAGCTGCTCGCATGCTGA
- a CDS encoding amidohydrolase family protein, whose protein sequence is MLIVNANTPEHAHVALRTDGEHIVALAPDLAPEPGEIVFDAAGGAVLPGVHDHHLHLLAYAAAIGSVPCGPPQVDCAQALAGALAERAAGSEGWIRGIGYHESVAGDIDRYWLDRVLPGRPVRIQHRSGQLWIFNSLGLQRLGVDEAGGGDPFERVDGVPTGRLYGADPWVRERLGASMPALGEASRRLARLGITGVTDASPGNGLAEFRHFAAERAAGRLQQSVLMMGSEALAPAWTVPGLSVGATKIHLREAALPPFDVLCDRIERSHHAGRSVAVHCVTLVELMLAVTALQAAGVRAGDRLEHAAQASMEAVDLVREAGLRVVTQPNFVFERGDAYLASLPADEMEGLYRAGSFVAAGVAVGAGSDAPYGDPDPWRAIAAALDRRTRAGRVLGAAERLAPATVLDLYCSDPLRPGGARRRLEAGGVADLCVLDRPLVQLFADAAAVDVRLTVARGRIIHSA, encoded by the coding sequence ATGCTGATCGTCAACGCGAACACGCCGGAGCACGCACACGTCGCGCTCCGCACCGACGGCGAGCACATCGTGGCACTTGCCCCGGACCTTGCCCCCGAGCCGGGCGAGATCGTGTTCGATGCCGCAGGGGGCGCGGTGCTGCCCGGCGTGCATGACCACCACCTGCACCTGCTCGCCTACGCCGCAGCCATCGGCTCGGTGCCTTGCGGGCCACCGCAGGTCGATTGCGCGCAGGCGCTCGCCGGGGCGCTTGCCGAGCGGGCCGCAGGTTCGGAGGGCTGGATCCGTGGCATCGGCTATCACGAATCGGTGGCGGGTGACATCGATCGATACTGGCTGGACCGTGTCCTGCCCGGGCGACCGGTCCGTATCCAGCACCGCAGCGGCCAGCTATGGATCTTCAACTCGCTGGGCCTGCAGCGCCTCGGTGTGGATGAGGCGGGCGGCGGCGACCCGTTCGAGCGCGTCGACGGCGTGCCGACCGGGCGCCTGTACGGCGCCGATCCATGGGTTCGGGAGCGGCTCGGCGCGTCGATGCCGGCGCTGGGGGAAGCGAGCCGGCGACTTGCCCGCCTGGGCATCACGGGCGTAACCGATGCGAGCCCTGGAAATGGCCTGGCCGAGTTTCGCCATTTCGCGGCGGAGCGCGCGGCAGGGCGCTTGCAGCAGAGCGTGTTGATGATGGGCAGTGAAGCGCTCGCTCCGGCCTGGACAGTGCCCGGCCTGTCCGTCGGCGCGACGAAGATCCATCTGCGCGAAGCGGCATTGCCGCCCTTCGACGTCCTGTGCGACCGGATCGAGCGCAGCCACCATGCGGGCCGGTCGGTCGCCGTGCATTGCGTGACGCTCGTCGAGCTCATGCTTGCGGTGACCGCGCTGCAGGCGGCGGGCGTGCGGGCTGGAGACCGTCTGGAGCACGCGGCGCAGGCCAGCATGGAGGCGGTCGATCTGGTCAGGGAGGCGGGCCTGCGCGTGGTCACCCAGCCGAACTTCGTCTTCGAGCGTGGTGATGCCTATCTCGCCTCGCTGCCGGCAGATGAGATGGAAGGGCTCTACCGTGCCGGGAGCTTCGTTGCTGCCGGTGTCGCCGTGGGCGCAGGGTCCGACGCCCCGTATGGAGACCCGGACCCGTGGCGGGCGATTGCGGCGGCACTGGACAGGCGGACGCGTGCGGGGCGCGTGCTCGGCGCGGCCGAACGGCTCGCGCCGGCCACCGTGCTCGATCTCTACTGTTCTGATCCGCTGCGCCCCGGCGGCGCCCGCCGCAGGCTGGAGGCCGGAGGCGTCGCGGACCTGTGTGTGCTGGACCGTCCGCTTGTACAGCTATTTGCGGATGCCGCCGCGGTCGATGTCCGATTGACGGTCGCGCGCGGTCGCATCATCCATTCTGCGTAG
- a CDS encoding SRPBCC family protein has translation MALEIKESFEVAAPIDKVWAFINDPENVVACMPGASLKEIVDANQFIGTVKLKIGAVSAQYQGTITYADRDEAAHVVKMLAAGNERGGGTVSGTILTRLEPLASGSSTRIDCESSVDLTGKIVQVGRGMIEGVSAQIIKKYVGNVRDLLEAPSGEAPAGALDEGADAAAAQASTSTPAPRPAKEDSINVVAVVFKVMMDRIIGFFRRLFGHA, from the coding sequence ATGGCCCTAGAGATCAAGGAAAGCTTCGAGGTCGCCGCACCCATCGACAAGGTCTGGGCGTTCATCAACGATCCAGAGAACGTGGTGGCCTGCATGCCCGGTGCCAGCCTCAAGGAAATCGTCGATGCGAACCAGTTCATCGGCACGGTCAAGCTCAAGATCGGCGCGGTCAGCGCTCAGTACCAGGGCACTATCACCTACGCCGATCGCGATGAAGCCGCGCATGTGGTCAAGATGCTCGCCGCCGGAAACGAGCGCGGAGGCGGAACCGTGAGCGGAACCATCCTTACCCGGCTGGAGCCGCTCGCCTCGGGCAGTTCGACGCGCATCGACTGTGAATCGAGCGTCGACCTCACAGGAAAGATCGTCCAGGTCGGTCGCGGCATGATCGAAGGCGTTTCTGCGCAAATCATCAAGAAATACGTGGGCAACGTGCGCGATCTCCTGGAAGCGCCCTCCGGCGAGGCGCCGGCCGGAGCGCTGGACGAGGGCGCGGACGCGGCCGCCGCACAGGCGTCGACCAGCACCCCGGCACCCCGCCCGGCCAAGGAAGACTCGATCAACGTGGTCGCGGTCGTGTTCAAGGTCATGATGGATCGCATCATCGGTTTCTTCCGGCGGCTGTTCGGCCACGCCTGA
- a CDS encoding TIGR03619 family F420-dependent LLM class oxidoreductase has product MKFVLQLGFASYRHYMDIARAAEKAGWDSLSMPDSLFYPQATESDYPYADTDAIRGYLEQSEFIEPFVAMASMAAVTTRLRFYPGVLKVPVRQPLILAKSLTSLAVMSGGRISLGAGLSPWKEDFVYNGVNFDKRGEIMDECLEILRAAMSGEFFEYHGRHFDFGPLRMRPVPEHPVPILVGGHSKPALRRAARLGDGWASANTDLETLRSLVSQLNGFRAEYGTLDRADYEIHGIDFSARTLDDFRRLRDLGLTHAGLVPWDMSCGPDDKLAQLDAIRRFGDEVIARMD; this is encoded by the coding sequence ATGAAATTCGTCCTGCAGCTCGGCTTCGCCAGCTATCGCCACTACATGGATATTGCCCGCGCGGCCGAAAAGGCGGGATGGGACAGCCTGTCCATGCCCGACAGCCTGTTCTACCCCCAGGCAACCGAATCCGACTACCCGTATGCGGACACGGATGCGATCCGTGGCTACCTGGAGCAGTCGGAGTTCATCGAGCCATTCGTGGCGATGGCCTCCATGGCGGCGGTCACCACGCGCCTGCGCTTCTATCCCGGGGTGCTCAAGGTTCCGGTCCGTCAGCCTCTCATCCTGGCCAAGTCGCTCACCTCGCTTGCGGTGATGTCGGGTGGGCGGATCAGCCTGGGCGCGGGTCTCAGCCCGTGGAAGGAGGACTTCGTCTACAACGGGGTCAACTTCGACAAGCGTGGCGAGATCATGGACGAGTGCCTCGAGATCCTGCGTGCGGCCATGAGCGGCGAGTTCTTCGAGTATCACGGCAGGCACTTCGATTTCGGTCCGCTGCGCATGCGCCCGGTACCAGAGCACCCGGTGCCGATCCTGGTCGGCGGGCACAGCAAGCCGGCCCTGCGTCGCGCCGCGCGCCTCGGTGACGGCTGGGCCTCGGCGAATACCGACCTGGAGACCCTGAGATCGCTGGTTTCGCAGCTCAATGGCTTCCGTGCCGAGTATGGGACGCTCGACCGCGCCGACTACGAGATCCACGGTATCGATTTCAGTGCGAGGACGCTGGACGATTTCCGCCGCCTGCGCGACCTTGGCCTGACGCACGCCGGACTGGTCCCGTGGGACATGAGCTGCGGTCCCGACGACAAGCTCGCCCAGCTCGATGCCATTCGTCGCTTTGGCGACGAGGTGATCGCCCGGATGGATTGA
- a CDS encoding CoA transferase produces the protein MKTPPPLSSLRVIESSILGPAAITTALADLGADVIKVESPSGDYIREMTWPIIEGISLMHYHLNRGKKSITLDLKHEAAREVYRELVRGADVVIEASKPGALARYGLGYEDLRQINPKIVFCTVSGYGMTGPYKDMPSHGIAYDTWSGVVKPAYDEEGFCYIPEHVGIGINAAPLFGGLAVLAGVIRARETGQGCFMELAQSDAAAAFDWYRSESHMAYARPENVVTGNKADNYVRRPVATAGMKEGVRYQLYDSADGHVLFMASEQAFWKNFCAGVGRIDLFEKWPGSKYADHARGNRELQAILRDIFRSRTTREWLDFGVAFNTPIAPVNTPANIVDDPQFKDRFRVLPHERHGADMLGFPVKFIGEPEADPERAPTVGEHTAAVLNEVLGYDAARVAELRQRGALG, from the coding sequence ATGAAGACACCTCCTCCCCTTTCCAGCCTTCGCGTGATCGAGAGCTCCATCCTCGGCCCGGCCGCGATCACCACCGCCCTCGCCGACCTGGGCGCCGACGTGATCAAGGTCGAATCACCCTCCGGCGACTACATCCGCGAAATGACGTGGCCGATCATCGAGGGGATTTCGCTGATGCACTACCACCTCAACCGCGGCAAGAAGAGCATCACGCTCGACCTCAAGCACGAAGCCGCCCGCGAGGTCTATCGCGAACTGGTGCGCGGCGCCGACGTCGTCATCGAGGCTTCCAAGCCCGGCGCGCTGGCCCGCTACGGACTCGGCTACGAGGATCTGCGCCAGATCAACCCGAAGATCGTGTTCTGCACCGTGTCGGGCTACGGCATGACCGGCCCCTACAAGGACATGCCCTCGCACGGAATCGCCTACGACACCTGGAGCGGGGTCGTGAAGCCGGCCTACGACGAGGAAGGCTTCTGCTACATACCCGAGCATGTCGGCATCGGCATCAACGCCGCGCCGCTGTTCGGCGGGCTCGCCGTACTCGCGGGCGTGATCCGCGCGCGCGAAACCGGCCAAGGCTGCTTCATGGAACTCGCGCAGAGCGACGCGGCTGCCGCATTCGACTGGTATCGCAGCGAGAGCCACATGGCCTATGCGCGCCCCGAGAACGTGGTGACCGGCAACAAGGCCGACAACTACGTGCGCCGCCCGGTCGCCACTGCGGGCATGAAGGAAGGCGTCCGCTATCAGCTCTATGACAGCGCCGACGGCCATGTGCTGTTCATGGCATCCGAGCAGGCATTCTGGAAGAACTTCTGCGCCGGCGTCGGCCGCATCGATCTTTTCGAGAAATGGCCGGGCTCGAAATACGCCGACCACGCGCGTGGCAATCGCGAGCTTCAGGCCATCCTGCGTGACATCTTCCGCTCGCGCACGACCCGGGAATGGCTTGATTTCGGCGTGGCGTTCAACACACCGATCGCCCCCGTCAATACGCCGGCAAACATCGTGGACGACCCCCAGTTCAAGGACCGCTTCCGCGTCCTGCCGCACGAACGGCACGGCGCCGACATGCTCGGCTTCCCGGTCAAGTTCATCGGCGAGCCGGAAGCCGACCCCGAACGGGCGCCGACCGTCGGCGAGCATACCGCCGCCGTGCTGAACGAGGTTCTCGGCTACGACGCCGCACGGGTCGCAGAACTGCGCCAGCGGGGCGCCCTCGGCTGA
- a CDS encoding class I adenylate-forming enzyme family protein has translation MNVLMTLEMAAECHPERVAVTCAERSIRYGEMLDAARRAGAKIRASGCRYVGFLDINSIAAPVALYAAACAGLPYVPMNYRLTKPEIQALLARIAPAWLIADPALLEDVEIPEGFTVVDRETFLRDALDANVQADDPVPAEPDAVAVQLFTSGTTGAPKAAVLRHENLMSYILGTVEFGAAQDDDATLVAVPPYHIAGISAVLSSTYACRRMVQLPNFDGKAWLDTCQREKVTNAFVVPTMLARVIEYVDTAGVDAALPVLRALAYGGGKMPAPVIERAMQLWPKVDFTNAYGLTETSSTIALLDPEGHRDGFFSVDPEVRKRLHSVGRPIDTVEIEIRDGDGKSLPAGEVGDVFVRGGQVSGEYLGIGSLLDADGWFPTRDRGYVDRYGFLYLDGRADDVIVRGGENISPGEIEDVLRQHPAIADVAVVAVPDTEWGETVGAAVVMNGDAKVSETELRDWVRARLRSSRVPAVISFRQQLPYNEMGKILRRVLRDELSIAT, from the coding sequence ATGAACGTGCTGATGACGCTGGAGATGGCGGCGGAATGCCATCCGGAACGGGTCGCGGTGACCTGTGCTGAGCGCTCGATACGCTACGGCGAGATGCTCGACGCCGCGCGTCGTGCGGGGGCGAAGATTCGTGCGAGCGGTTGCCGTTACGTCGGTTTCCTGGACATCAACAGCATTGCCGCGCCGGTGGCCCTGTATGCGGCGGCCTGCGCAGGGCTGCCATACGTGCCGATGAATTACCGGCTGACGAAGCCGGAGATCCAGGCGCTGCTGGCGCGGATCGCCCCCGCCTGGCTGATTGCCGATCCGGCCCTGCTGGAAGACGTGGAGATCCCGGAGGGTTTCACCGTCGTCGACCGCGAGACCTTCCTTCGCGACGCGCTCGATGCGAACGTGCAGGCGGACGATCCAGTTCCTGCGGAGCCGGACGCGGTCGCGGTGCAGTTGTTCACCAGCGGGACGACGGGGGCGCCCAAGGCGGCTGTCCTGCGCCACGAGAACCTGATGAGCTACATCCTCGGCACCGTGGAGTTCGGCGCGGCGCAGGATGACGATGCCACGCTGGTCGCGGTGCCTCCCTATCACATCGCCGGTATCTCGGCGGTCTTGAGTTCCACGTACGCCTGCCGGCGCATGGTGCAGTTGCCGAATTTCGATGGCAAGGCCTGGCTCGACACCTGTCAGCGGGAGAAGGTGACGAACGCCTTCGTCGTCCCGACGATGCTTGCCCGCGTGATCGAGTACGTCGACACCGCTGGCGTGGATGCTGCGCTGCCGGTGCTTCGCGCGCTCGCCTATGGGGGAGGCAAGATGCCTGCACCGGTGATCGAGCGTGCCATGCAGCTCTGGCCCAAAGTCGATTTCACCAACGCCTATGGTCTCACCGAGACCAGTTCCACCATCGCGCTGCTCGACCCCGAAGGTCACCGCGACGGCTTCTTCAGCGTCGATCCGGAGGTGCGCAAGCGCCTGCACTCCGTGGGGCGCCCGATCGATACGGTCGAGATCGAGATCCGCGATGGCGATGGCAAATCCTTGCCGGCGGGTGAGGTGGGCGACGTATTCGTGCGTGGCGGGCAGGTGTCCGGCGAATACCTGGGCATCGGCAGTCTGCTCGATGCGGACGGCTGGTTCCCGACCCGGGACCGTGGCTATGTCGACAGATACGGCTTTCTCTATCTCGACGGCAGGGCCGACGACGTGATCGTACGCGGTGGCGAGAACATCTCTCCCGGAGAGATCGAGGACGTGCTGCGCCAGCATCCGGCGATCGCCGATGTCGCGGTGGTGGCGGTTCCCGATACGGAATGGGGCGAGACCGTCGGGGCGGCGGTGGTCATGAACGGCGATGCGAAGGTCAGCGAGACCGAACTGCGCGACTGGGTGCGAGCGCGCCTGCGCTCCTCGCGCGTGCCCGCCGTGATCAGCTTCCGTCAGCAGCTGCCCTACAACGAGATGGGCAAGATCCTGCGCAGGGTGCTGCGCGACGAGCTTTCCATCGCGACCTGA
- a CDS encoding enoyl-CoA hydratase/isomerase family protein produces the protein MPSTSGCASLTAGRLAELALASAYASAISPLNSPSCLLVDLSDACSAETAGLQPRLRQWLAAQAGPVIGVGGSPAARQDLGAACDLVLDDDKGLSTLLDNIHQAPVAAMTLVQVLRATEKMPATQALTVESLAYSTLQSGADFRRWSAANPPEPQRIPADDGPPLLIERRNGTLEIRLNRPSSRNAMSIEMRDALVEAFELSVIDDGIRQIEVSGLGACFCTGGALEEFGTAADPATAHAVRSLRLPAATLLRSTAATRFHVHGACIGSGIELPAFARHLSASPGSFFQLPEIRFGLIPGAGGCVSIPRRIGRQRTAYLALSARRINAATALDWGLIDEITPAAAR, from the coding sequence ATGCCTTCGACCTCAGGCTGTGCTTCTCTCACCGCAGGAAGACTCGCGGAGCTTGCCCTCGCGTCCGCCTACGCGAGCGCAATTTCACCACTGAACTCCCCCTCCTGCCTGCTCGTCGATCTGAGCGACGCCTGCAGCGCTGAAACGGCCGGACTGCAGCCACGCCTGAGGCAATGGCTTGCAGCGCAGGCTGGCCCGGTCATCGGGGTAGGTGGTTCGCCAGCCGCTCGCCAGGACCTCGGCGCAGCGTGCGATCTCGTCCTCGATGACGACAAGGGCTTGAGCACACTGCTGGACAACATCCACCAGGCGCCCGTCGCGGCGATGACGCTCGTGCAGGTCCTGCGTGCGACCGAGAAGATGCCCGCCACACAGGCACTCACGGTCGAATCGCTCGCCTACTCCACCCTGCAGTCCGGCGCGGACTTTCGCCGCTGGTCCGCGGCCAACCCGCCCGAACCGCAGCGGATCCCGGCCGACGACGGCCCACCGCTCCTCATCGAACGCCGCAACGGCACGCTGGAAATCCGGCTGAACCGTCCATCCAGCCGCAACGCAATGAGCATCGAGATGCGCGATGCGCTGGTCGAAGCATTCGAGCTTTCGGTCATCGACGACGGCATCAGGCAGATCGAGGTGAGCGGCCTTGGCGCCTGCTTCTGCACCGGTGGGGCGCTCGAGGAGTTCGGCACCGCCGCCGACCCGGCCACCGCCCACGCAGTTCGCAGCCTGCGCCTGCCGGCGGCCACCCTGCTGCGCAGCACAGCGGCGACCCGGTTTCACGTGCACGGCGCCTGCATCGGCTCGGGCATCGAGTTGCCCGCCTTCGCCCGCCACCTGAGCGCCAGCCCGGGCAGCTTCTTCCAGCTCCCCGAGATTCGCTTCGGCCTCATTCCCGGCGCAGGCGGCTGCGTCAGCATCCCGCGCCGGATCGGCCGGCAGCGCACGGCGTACCTGGCGCTCTCGGCGCGTCGCATCAATGCGGCCACCGCACTCGACTGGGGGCTGATCGACGAGATCACGCCGGCTGCGGCCCGCTAG
- a CDS encoding alpha/beta hydrolase produces the protein MTHVSSTCERLALGAMSLNVRHWGVPDAPVLFMLHGWMDCSITFQFVADRLASTFHIIAPDLRGYGQSTWLGRPYAFVDHYADLDVLLSHYAPHRPVMLAGHSMGANIACNYAAARPERVERLALMDFLGRTPASDIGASDQLRAWLMAGAEVPAARSYPDVEAFAARLRKTNPRLDQARAHFLARHLTVALEDGRVAMACDPWHRLPAPCVYHLEDWYSAWRKLRSPVLLLVADEGEVRAQFGTSDPEYLRRLACFERVSVVEVSGSGHNVQHDRPERVAAELKAFFSASLMLNPY, from the coding sequence ATGACACACGTTTCCTCGACTTGCGAGCGTCTGGCCCTGGGGGCGATGAGCCTCAATGTCCGCCACTGGGGGGTGCCCGATGCGCCGGTGCTCTTCATGCTGCACGGCTGGATGGATTGCTCGATCACCTTCCAGTTCGTCGCCGACAGGCTCGCGAGCACCTTTCACATCATCGCGCCCGATCTTCGCGGCTATGGGCAGAGCACCTGGCTGGGGCGCCCCTATGCCTTCGTCGATCACTACGCCGACCTCGATGTCCTGCTGTCGCACTATGCGCCGCACCGCCCCGTGATGCTTGCCGGGCACAGCATGGGTGCGAACATCGCCTGCAATTACGCGGCGGCCCGCCCCGAGCGCGTCGAGCGTCTCGCGCTGATGGACTTCCTCGGGCGCACGCCTGCGTCCGATATCGGCGCGAGCGACCAGTTGCGCGCCTGGCTGATGGCCGGTGCAGAGGTCCCCGCGGCCCGGTCTTACCCGGATGTCGAGGCCTTCGCAGCCCGGTTGCGCAAGACGAATCCCCGGCTCGATCAGGCCCGAGCGCACTTTCTGGCGCGTCACCTTACCGTAGCGCTTGAAGATGGCAGGGTGGCGATGGCTTGCGACCCCTGGCATCGCCTCCCGGCGCCCTGCGTCTACCACCTGGAAGACTGGTATTCGGCCTGGCGCAAGCTGCGTTCGCCGGTGCTGTTGTTGGTGGCCGACGAAGGCGAGGTGCGCGCGCAGTTCGGAACGAGCGACCCGGAGTATCTCCGACGGCTCGCCTGCTTCGAGCGGGTAAGCGTGGTCGAGGTGTCAGGTAGCGGGCACAACGTCCAGCATGACCGGCCCGAACGGGTTGCAGCCGAGCTGAAGGCCTTTTTCAGCGCCAGCCTCATGCTTAATCCCTATTGA
- a CDS encoding nitronate monooxygenase, protein MDSPLHTQLCDKLGIEYPVVAFTHCKDVAVAVINAGGFAVLGEALHTPDQIAADIKWIRERIGGKPFGIDLVLPSSVPEEKTVDELLAMIPQEQRDFEQQIKRKYNVPDPKVAPDIHHWGGLDQKRALDQLEVIFDERVPVFASGLGSPAFLLKRAHELGMQVWGLVGKPRQAKRQIEAGTDVIIAQGYDAAGHTGNIGTFSIVPQVVDAARGTGVPVIAAGGVTTGRHLAAALALGADGVWTGSLWLTSRESDVNMPLKERLLEAETEDTMYSNCISGYTMRTTRCPWHDEWMSDAAPAVLKPPLQMILSSNYIQGSLDYQRKDLMTEAAGQGIHYVKEMKPARQILSDIVEEALDVFDRFSA, encoded by the coding sequence ATGGACAGTCCCCTTCACACTCAACTCTGCGACAAGCTCGGCATCGAATACCCAGTCGTCGCCTTCACCCATTGCAAGGACGTCGCCGTCGCGGTGATCAACGCCGGTGGTTTCGCCGTGCTGGGCGAGGCCCTGCACACCCCGGACCAGATCGCGGCAGACATCAAGTGGATCCGCGAACGCATCGGCGGCAAGCCTTTCGGCATCGACCTCGTCCTGCCCTCCTCGGTGCCCGAGGAAAAGACCGTCGACGAACTTCTGGCGATGATTCCGCAGGAACAACGTGATTTCGAGCAACAGATCAAGCGCAAGTACAACGTCCCAGATCCCAAGGTGGCGCCGGACATTCACCATTGGGGAGGCCTGGATCAGAAGCGTGCGCTCGACCAGCTCGAGGTCATCTTCGACGAGCGGGTGCCGGTGTTCGCCTCCGGCCTGGGCTCACCCGCCTTCCTGCTCAAGCGCGCTCACGAGCTTGGCATGCAGGTGTGGGGCCTGGTCGGCAAGCCCCGGCAGGCCAAGCGCCAGATCGAGGCGGGCACCGACGTCATCATCGCCCAGGGCTACGACGCAGCAGGCCACACCGGCAACATCGGCACCTTCTCCATCGTGCCGCAGGTCGTGGACGCGGCGCGCGGTACCGGTGTCCCGGTGATCGCGGCCGGTGGCGTCACCACCGGCCGCCACCTGGCCGCGGCGCTCGCGCTCGGCGCCGACGGCGTGTGGACGGGTTCGCTGTGGCTGACCTCGCGCGAATCGGACGTCAACATGCCGCTCAAGGAGCGCCTGCTCGAAGCCGAAACCGAGGACACCATGTACTCGAACTGCATCTCGGGCTACACCATGCGCACGACGCGCTGCCCATGGCACGACGAATGGATGAGCGACGCCGCACCCGCCGTGCTCAAGCCGCCGCTGCAGATGATCCTGTCGTCCAACTACATCCAGGGCTCGCTGGACTATCAGCGCAAGGACCTGATGACCGAGGCGGCCGGCCAGGGTATCCACTACGTCAAGGAAATGAAGCCGGCACGCCAGATTCTTTCCGACATCGTCGAGGAGGCACTCGATGTCTTCGACCGCTTCTCTGCCTGA